In the Paenibacillus sp. FSL H7-0357 genome, one interval contains:
- a CDS encoding EAL domain-containing protein yields MKRCKLILLISIVLMIAPPAAAHAERQEIRYQTELGYPPYKYIQNGYLTGFDIDLTSMIFEKQDYLIQYSTGEWEETYKRLIDGEIDTTGLMAVTEERKKQALFSKPVFKSYISVYSRQALKEVVKLSTLENYKVGVGKGQYSEMVLHGKAGVSHYIEYATVPEALEALQKGEIDLLFENQGVVDYLIVERGLTGAIIRKMSNLYPEDIAYGISKSAPELVSYVNARLERLQRSGAFEELYQQYFFAHSDDYQSLTNGRIISGIVMGFCVLLFGIVLIRVYIRRLRRTIHSEQEFFEDVIEHTGMIVWAVQGDKRIVRFNQYAEKMTGLKEQDMLGKSLDDISGLEGSTALLRDLLIKAVYKDYAGNVELRLPDHVPDARYFSIRTTLIKGMDEQAEDIFVLVGLDIDERKESELKLQLSYEELESTYEELAAAEVELQEQLNKLGVSERRFRLASESSGAYMWELDWETGVYKLSDRWYEVMGYNEEEINSFDGGVLSIIHPDDQETARKAREEHLSGLTPIYETEYRMRTKDDNYIWFEVRGKSIVDPKDRIVLFLGSLIDISKRKQAEFKLNNSYQELEATYEQLTATQQELVGQYDMLVENQKNMHRLAHVDSLSNLPNRLSLLETMENYFQRPGGKAALLFVDTDNFKYINDTLGHKSGDILIRKASERLQSLVDERAMLSRLGGDEFVIFLKDTDDREAVLNLAEDIMRSFRRSFLIGESNLYVSASIGISFYPEDGETTEEILKNADVAMYRAKEEGKSTYVVYDKSMHTPFNERMNIEKHLRSAMNNNEFELHYQPQVEIGTGMISGFEALIRWNSPVLGFVSPLSFIKIAEDSRLIIYIGEWVLREASRFMKSVHDRTGIPYKISVNISIIQLLQDDFVEMVLDSLAESGLEPSCLELEITESIFMESFESTVSKLGFLKSRGIRIALDDFGTGYSSLSYLQQLPISTLKMDKIFIDSLEDKAYSQSFVQTIIVLGHKMGLDVVAEGVEDARQLEFLKQFDCDKVQGYLISRPVPERGVWELLEPHY; encoded by the coding sequence ATGAAGCGGTGTAAACTCATCCTTCTAATTAGCATTGTGCTCATGATTGCACCCCCTGCTGCCGCTCACGCTGAAAGACAAGAGATAAGATATCAGACAGAGCTGGGTTATCCGCCTTATAAATACATACAGAACGGATATCTGACCGGCTTTGATATTGACCTGACAAGCATGATTTTTGAGAAGCAGGATTATCTGATTCAGTACAGCACCGGCGAATGGGAGGAAACGTATAAACGGCTAATTGACGGAGAGATTGATACCACCGGACTTATGGCCGTTACGGAGGAGAGAAAGAAGCAGGCATTGTTCTCTAAGCCTGTGTTCAAAAGCTATATCTCTGTCTATTCGCGTCAGGCGCTGAAAGAAGTAGTGAAGCTAAGCACCTTGGAGAACTATAAGGTAGGAGTTGGCAAGGGTCAGTACTCCGAGATGGTGCTGCACGGCAAAGCAGGAGTCTCACATTACATAGAATATGCAACAGTACCAGAAGCGCTGGAGGCTCTGCAGAAAGGCGAGATTGATCTCTTGTTCGAGAACCAGGGTGTTGTCGATTATTTGATTGTTGAGCGTGGATTAACCGGTGCAATTATTCGCAAAATGAGTAATTTATACCCTGAGGATATCGCTTATGGTATCAGCAAATCAGCACCGGAGCTGGTCTCCTACGTTAATGCACGGCTGGAACGGCTGCAGCGGTCCGGTGCTTTTGAGGAGCTGTACCAGCAATATTTTTTCGCTCATTCGGATGATTATCAATCCTTAACCAATGGGAGGATCATTTCAGGCATCGTCATGGGCTTCTGTGTGCTGCTTTTTGGTATTGTTCTAATAAGGGTTTACATCAGGCGTTTACGCCGGACTATCCACTCCGAGCAGGAATTTTTTGAGGATGTTATTGAGCATACCGGGATGATTGTCTGGGCGGTGCAGGGTGATAAGAGGATCGTGCGTTTCAATCAGTATGCGGAAAAGATGACAGGGCTGAAGGAGCAGGACATGCTCGGAAAAAGCCTCGATGATATTTCCGGTCTGGAAGGCAGCACAGCCTTGCTCAGAGATCTCCTTATCAAAGCGGTGTACAAGGACTACGCAGGCAACGTTGAACTGCGGCTTCCCGATCATGTGCCGGATGCCCGCTATTTCTCCATCCGGACTACTCTGATTAAGGGGATGGATGAGCAGGCTGAAGACATCTTCGTACTGGTTGGACTGGATATTGATGAGCGCAAGGAGAGTGAGCTTAAGCTTCAGCTCAGCTACGAGGAGCTGGAGTCGACCTATGAGGAGCTGGCGGCGGCAGAGGTGGAGCTGCAGGAACAGCTTAACAAGCTGGGGGTCAGTGAACGCCGGTTCCGCCTGGCCTCAGAAAGCTCCGGTGCTTATATGTGGGAGCTGGATTGGGAGACAGGGGTCTATAAGCTTTCTGACCGCTGGTATGAAGTGATGGGCTACAATGAAGAAGAAATCAACTCGTTTGACGGCGGGGTGCTCAGTATCATTCATCCCGATGACCAGGAGACTGCGCGGAAGGCGAGAGAAGAGCATCTGTCCGGGTTGACCCCGATATATGAGACTGAATACCGCATGCGAACCAAAGATGACAACTATATATGGTTTGAGGTGCGCGGCAAGTCGATTGTCGATCCAAAGGACAGGATTGTGCTGTTCCTGGGTTCCCTGATTGACATCAGCAAACGCAAGCAAGCTGAGTTCAAGCTGAATAACAGCTATCAGGAGCTGGAGGCGACGTATGAGCAGCTTACGGCAACACAGCAGGAACTGGTAGGACAATATGATATGCTGGTCGAAAATCAGAAGAATATGCACCGTTTGGCTCATGTGGACTCACTCAGTAATCTGCCCAACCGCCTCAGCCTGCTGGAGACGATGGAGAATTACTTCCAACGGCCTGGCGGCAAAGCGGCACTCTTGTTTGTGGATACCGACAATTTCAAATACATCAATGACACGCTGGGTCATAAATCGGGTGATATTCTCATCCGCAAAGCCAGTGAACGGCTGCAGTCGCTTGTGGATGAAAGAGCCATGCTCTCCAGACTCGGCGGAGATGAATTTGTAATCTTCCTCAAGGATACGGATGACCGTGAAGCCGTGCTGAATTTGGCGGAGGACATCATGCGGTCATTCCGCAGGTCTTTCCTTATCGGGGAAAGCAATCTGTATGTCTCTGCCAGCATCGGGATCTCCTTCTATCCGGAAGACGGGGAGACCACAGAGGAGATTCTGAAGAATGCCGATGTGGCGATGTACCGGGCCAAAGAAGAGGGTAAAAGCACGTATGTAGTCTATGATAAGTCCATGCATACCCCGTTTAATGAACGGATGAACATTGAGAAGCATCTGCGAAGTGCGATGAACAACAATGAATTTGAGCTGCATTATCAGCCGCAGGTGGAGATCGGGACCGGGATGATTTCCGGCTTTGAGGCCTTAATTCGTTGGAACAGTCCTGTGCTTGGTTTTGTATCACCGCTGTCATTTATCAAGATTGCCGAGGATTCGAGGCTGATTATATATATCGGAGAATGGGTTCTTAGGGAAGCCAGCAGGTTCATGAAAAGCGTACATGACCGCACCGGAATTCCATATAAAATATCCGTCAACATTTCGATCATTCAGCTGCTGCAGGATGATTTCGTGGAAATGGTGCTGGACAGCCTGGCGGAAAGCGGACTTGAGCCCAGCTGCCTGGAACTCGAAATCACGGAATCCATCTTTATGGAATCCTTCGAAAGCACCGTCAGCAAGCTGGGATTCCTCAAGTCGCGCGGGATCCGCATCGCCCTGGATGATTTCGGAACAGGGTACTCTTCTTTGAGTTATTTGCAGCAGCTGCCGATTTCCACACTGAAGATGGATAAAATCTTTATAGATTCTCTGGAGGATAAGGCCTACAGCCAATCCTTTGTTCAGACGATCATCGTTCTCGGCCACAAAATGGGTCTTGATGTGGTGGCTGAGGGAGTAGAGGATGCCAGACAGCTGGAATTCCTTAAGCAATTCGACTGCGATAAGGTACAGGGTTATTTAATCAGCAGACCGGTTCCGGAGCGCGGAGTATGGGAACTGCTTGAGCCTCATTATTGA
- a CDS encoding NAD(P)/FAD-dependent oxidoreductase, with protein sequence MSKYDVIVVGAGPAGIFACYELTRKAPALKVLLVDKGHDIYRRNCPILEEKIKLCPPASGRKEFAGCLPACSITAGFGGAGAYSDGKFNITTEFGGWMTDYLAPSKVLELIEYVDSINLEHGATPVITDPTTESIRNIEQRGYAAGLKLLRAQVRHLGTEQNLEILKSIYEYLKTRIEMLFKTEVQDIVTVKDNGTHRITGITLKNGESHEADKVMIAPGRDGSAWLTEVLKKRRLKMYNNQVDVGVRVETSDVVMREINEHLYEGKFIFNTSVGTRVRTFCSNPSGHVVVENHSGVMAANGHSYKDPALGSKNTNFALLVSHTFTEPFDKPNEYAREICKRANDLSSGGVIVQKYGDILRGRRSTETRIKEGFLEPTLKEAVPGDLGLVLPYNTMKSLIEMVEALEKVTPGIASEHTLFYGVEAKFYSARPKLTENLETEISGLYCGGDGAGITRGLAQAGAAGVWIARGMMEHTGAYRQ encoded by the coding sequence ATGAGTAAATATGATGTGATTGTCGTTGGTGCGGGTCCGGCCGGAATATTCGCCTGCTATGAATTGACACGAAAGGCGCCTGCTTTGAAGGTGCTGCTTGTGGACAAGGGTCATGATATTTACCGCCGCAATTGCCCGATCCTTGAGGAGAAGATCAAGCTCTGTCCGCCCGCTTCGGGGCGCAAGGAATTCGCCGGCTGTCTGCCTGCCTGTTCAATTACTGCCGGTTTCGGGGGAGCAGGGGCCTACAGTGACGGCAAATTTAACATCACGACGGAGTTCGGCGGCTGGATGACCGATTATTTGGCACCCTCCAAAGTGCTGGAGCTGATCGAATATGTAGACAGTATTAACCTGGAGCATGGCGCAACACCGGTCATTACCGATCCGACAACCGAGAGCATCCGCAATATTGAGCAACGGGGATATGCTGCCGGACTGAAGCTGCTGCGGGCGCAGGTGCGCCATCTGGGAACAGAGCAAAACCTGGAAATCCTTAAATCCATATATGAATATTTGAAAACACGTATTGAAATGCTGTTCAAGACAGAGGTTCAGGATATAGTTACCGTAAAAGACAATGGAACGCACCGCATTACAGGCATTACGCTGAAAAACGGGGAAAGCCATGAGGCGGATAAGGTTATGATTGCCCCGGGCCGTGACGGTTCGGCCTGGTTGACCGAGGTGCTGAAAAAACGCCGGCTGAAAATGTATAATAATCAGGTCGATGTAGGTGTAAGAGTCGAAACTTCGGATGTGGTAATGCGGGAGATCAATGAACATCTTTATGAGGGTAAATTCATTTTCAATACATCTGTAGGCACCCGTGTCCGCACCTTCTGCAGCAATCCGTCAGGACATGTTGTTGTGGAAAATCACAGCGGTGTGATGGCGGCCAATGGACATTCCTATAAGGACCCTGCACTGGGTTCGAAGAACACCAACTTTGCCCTGCTGGTCTCGCATACGTTCACCGAGCCCTTCGACAAGCCCAATGAATATGCCCGGGAAATCTGCAAGCGGGCGAACGATTTGTCCAGCGGCGGTGTGATTGTACAGAAATACGGTGATATTCTCCGTGGCCGGCGTTCAACGGAAACACGGATCAAGGAAGGATTCCTGGAGCCGACGCTGAAGGAAGCGGTACCCGGCGATCTGGGACTGGTACTGCCGTACAATACCATGAAAAGCCTGATTGAAATGGTGGAAGCCCTGGAGAAAGTAACTCCGGGTATCGCCTCCGAACATACGCTGTTCTATGGAGTAGAGGCGAAATTTTATTCGGCCCGTCCGAAGCTTACGGAGAATCTGGAGACGGAAATTTCCGGACTGTATTGCGGCGGAGATGGTGCGGGCATCACCCGCGGTCTGGCTCAAGCCGGAGCCGCCGGGGTATGGATTGCCCGGGGGATGATGGAACATACCGGCGCTTATAGACAATAG
- a CDS encoding VanZ family protein, giving the protein MDSKQDKSRGLQVIVYLLFIVYALFTVQVILFKTIPITSIFEADNALRSVNLIPFHTIYGFFTDESIGSDRMVTNVLGNIGIFIPLGLAAAYIGKSRTWGFKVAFVFSVSMAFEIIQYIFALGSSDIDDILLNCAGGVIGIALYKVLLKITPSGNQLLAAIIGFFLLAGIGGGVVTGVVDRSLLPFADQEMEYIDENKQIMTGVDESTADLFGDLTAAQTDAITLYNNPKYSMLKKTAETTEPGQENSTIPVGASTKIIIRHLASDQNKIISTYEEGTISSLVSIVESSPAAPTVRVWLDGDSKQAARMLLVNVLK; this is encoded by the coding sequence ATGGATTCAAAGCAGGACAAAAGCAGGGGACTTCAGGTGATAGTGTATTTGCTCTTTATTGTGTATGCATTATTTACTGTTCAGGTAATTTTGTTCAAAACTATTCCTATAACAAGCATATTTGAGGCGGACAATGCCTTAAGAAGTGTGAACTTGATCCCATTCCACACGATTTACGGATTTTTCACAGATGAATCCATCGGCAGCGATAGAATGGTGACCAATGTGTTGGGCAATATCGGGATCTTTATCCCCTTAGGCCTTGCCGCAGCTTATATAGGAAAGAGCAGGACCTGGGGATTTAAGGTTGCTTTTGTCTTCTCGGTTAGTATGGCTTTTGAAATCATTCAATATATCTTTGCGCTGGGAAGCAGTGATATTGATGATATTCTGTTGAACTGTGCCGGAGGTGTGATTGGCATAGCCTTGTATAAAGTCCTCTTGAAGATCACTCCTTCCGGAAACCAGCTCCTTGCGGCGATCATTGGATTCTTTTTACTGGCAGGCATTGGCGGAGGTGTTGTGACGGGGGTGGTGGATCGCAGCTTGCTGCCTTTTGCTGATCAGGAGATGGAATACATAGATGAGAACAAGCAGATCATGACAGGCGTAGATGAGAGTACGGCGGATCTGTTCGGCGATTTGACCGCTGCCCAGACTGACGCAATAACCCTATATAACAATCCTAAGTATAGTATGCTGAAGAAAACAGCGGAAACAACAGAACCCGGGCAAGAGAATAGTACCATTCCAGTAGGTGCCTCAACCAAAATCATTATCAGGCATTTGGCGTCTGATCAAAATAAGATTATCAGCACCTACGAAGAAGGTACGATTTCCAGCCTGGTCTCCATAGTGGAGTCATCTCCAGCCGCCCCTACAGTCAGAGTCTGGTTGGACGGAGACAGCAAACAAGCGGCAAGGATGCTGCTCGTAAATGTTCTGAAGTGA
- a CDS encoding nucleotidyltransferase family protein, whose amino-acid sequence MLIHTEEDLLRAVREDPWMMNILSAARALMLPDSWVCAGFVRSKVWDVQHGFTERTPLADIDVIYYDSSDTREETEKAWEAQLRAADPSIPWSVKNQARMHVVNDIPPYTSSVDGMSKFPETATALGLSLDEHGNLRLAAPHGIRDVIQMELRPTPSFITNRQLHSIYEKRIASKNWRLLWPRVQITAVGQLAQEDRNTW is encoded by the coding sequence TTGCTGATCCATACCGAGGAAGATCTCCTGCGGGCAGTGAGAGAAGACCCGTGGATGATGAATATTCTATCTGCCGCCCGAGCGCTGATGCTGCCCGATTCCTGGGTCTGCGCCGGATTTGTCCGCTCTAAAGTCTGGGATGTCCAGCATGGATTTACGGAAAGAACACCGCTGGCAGATATTGATGTTATTTATTATGATAGCAGCGACACCCGCGAAGAGACCGAAAAGGCTTGGGAAGCGCAGCTGCGAGCTGCTGATCCGTCCATCCCCTGGTCGGTCAAAAACCAGGCGAGAATGCATGTGGTTAACGATATTCCGCCCTATACCTCTTCTGTCGACGGCATGTCCAAATTTCCCGAGACGGCAACCGCTCTTGGGCTTTCGCTGGATGAACACGGTAATTTAAGGTTGGCCGCCCCTCATGGCATCCGGGATGTAATCCAAATGGAGCTCAGACCCACTCCGAGTTTTATAACCAACCGCCAGTTGCACTCTATCTATGAGAAACGGATCGCCAGCAAGAACTGGAGGTTGTTATGGCCTCGGGTGCAAATTACAGCTGTCGGCCAGCTTGCCCAAGAAGATAGGAACACTTGGTAA
- a CDS encoding sensor histidine kinase has protein sequence MEHNLTILLQLFERAALLLMCLFVLTRLPRFKEIFVKGAYAPQDLVIVTVIFSLFAIFGTYSGIKVDGSLVNVRIIAIMAGGILFGPWVGLITGIISGVHRFLIDIGGVTSVPCLITSVTAGIVSSVIYRRTTADRRWIAGILAGMGCEALTMLLILVMADPSSLGVDIVSKIAFPMIVGQISVGLIVMLVQSVEGEKERIAAKQSKLALDIANKTLPYFRNINPQSLRTICGIIKEDIDADAVAITDTRFIRAYVGVGEEYYTETNEIISEETKKTLRDGEITIRDDDTEYMNRAIRSLIIIPLKEKGEVTGALKIYYTNAHKITYSLQAMAVGLSQMISTLMEVSRVEGIKEMANKAELKALQTSINPHFLFNALNAISSLIRINPDKARELIINLSGYMRYNLELTDEFIDIRRELQQVQQYVEIEKARFGSRLAVEYDIDEVEVRIPSLIIQPLVENAIVHGILKVKGPGTVTISVKDQGETVRIGIADTGAGIAQETMEKVYSGSMPDNKIGLYNVHQRVKLIYGKGLIIHRLDKGTEIYFDVTKEKR, from the coding sequence TTGGAACATAACTTGACGATATTGCTGCAATTGTTCGAAAGGGCGGCACTGCTGCTGATGTGCCTGTTTGTGTTGACCCGGCTGCCGCGGTTTAAAGAGATTTTTGTCAAAGGGGCTTACGCTCCGCAGGATCTTGTGATCGTGACGGTGATCTTCAGCCTGTTCGCGATCTTCGGAACATACAGCGGCATTAAAGTCGACGGCTCACTGGTAAATGTGCGGATTATCGCCATTATGGCCGGCGGGATTCTGTTTGGTCCTTGGGTCGGACTGATTACCGGGATTATATCCGGGGTTCACCGTTTTCTGATTGATATCGGCGGCGTGACTTCCGTGCCCTGCCTGATTACAAGTGTCACGGCGGGAATTGTCTCCAGCGTCATTTACCGCCGGACTACGGCTGACCGCCGCTGGATTGCCGGTATCCTGGCCGGGATGGGCTGCGAAGCACTGACCATGCTGCTTATTCTGGTTATGGCAGATCCTTCATCGCTGGGTGTGGATATCGTTTCGAAGATCGCTTTTCCGATGATTGTGGGTCAGATCAGTGTCGGCCTTATTGTTATGCTTGTCCAGAGTGTGGAGGGGGAGAAGGAACGGATCGCCGCGAAGCAGTCTAAGCTGGCGCTGGATATTGCCAATAAGACGCTGCCGTATTTCCGCAACATCAATCCCCAGTCGCTGCGCACCATTTGCGGGATTATCAAAGAGGACATCGATGCCGATGCGGTAGCGATCACTGATACCCGCTTCATCCGTGCCTATGTCGGAGTGGGAGAGGAATACTACACCGAGACGAACGAGATTATCAGTGAAGAGACGAAAAAGACGCTGAGGGACGGCGAAATTACGATCCGCGATGACGATACTGAATATATGAACCGGGCAATCCGGTCACTGATTATCATTCCCCTGAAAGAGAAAGGCGAAGTGACCGGAGCACTTAAAATTTACTATACCAACGCCCATAAAATCACTTACTCGCTGCAGGCAATGGCGGTAGGGCTGTCGCAGATGATTTCGACGCTGATGGAGGTATCGCGGGTCGAAGGCATTAAGGAGATGGCTAACAAAGCCGAGCTGAAGGCGCTGCAGACGAGCATTAATCCCCATTTTCTGTTCAATGCGCTGAACGCGATTAGTTCACTGATCCGGATTAACCCGGATAAGGCACGGGAGCTGATCATCAACCTGTCAGGCTATATGAGATACAATCTGGAGCTGACCGATGAATTTATTGATATCCGGCGTGAGCTGCAGCAGGTCCAGCAATATGTGGAGATTGAAAAAGCCCGCTTCGGCAGCCGCCTGGCCGTTGAGTATGATATCGACGAAGTGGAGGTGCGTATTCCCAGCCTGATTATTCAGCCGCTGGTGGAGAATGCGATTGTTCACGGCATTTTGAAAGTGAAGGGACCGGGCACGGTGACGATTTCGGTAAAAGACCAGGGAGAGACCGTGCGGATCGGCATCGCCGATACCGGAGCAGGCATCGCGCAGGAGACGATGGAGAAGGTCTACAGCGGAAGCATGCCGGATAACAAAATCGGGCTATATAACGTACATCAGCGGGTAAAGCTGATTTATGGCAAGGGTCTGATCATTCACCGGCTGGATAAAGGGACGGAAATTTATTTCGACGTCACAAAGGAGAAGCGATGA
- a CDS encoding LytR/AlgR family response regulator transcription factor, which translates to MKAIIVEDEVLARSELAFLIGAHSDIVITAEFEDGLDALKFLQAEEVDVIFLDINIPSIDGVLLAQNISRFSVKPYIVFITAYKEHAADAFEIEAFDYILKPYSESRMKAMLNKLEAAFAARSRPREEGHLAVSNKVNLWKNEKIIVVDADEIYYASAQEKTTSVMTKGEEYSMALSISEFHSRLPQDSFFRCHRSYLVNLSKIKEIIPWFNNTYLLRLRDLDFEVPVSRSKVKEFRQIMRL; encoded by the coding sequence ATGAAAGCGATAATTGTAGAGGATGAAGTGCTGGCAAGGAGTGAGCTTGCCTTTCTGATCGGAGCACACAGCGATATAGTGATCACCGCCGAGTTTGAGGACGGACTGGATGCGCTGAAATTTCTGCAGGCTGAGGAAGTCGATGTGATTTTTCTGGATATCAATATTCCGTCCATCGACGGCGTGCTGCTGGCCCAGAATATCAGCAGGTTCTCGGTCAAACCCTATATAGTATTTATCACTGCCTACAAGGAGCATGCCGCCGACGCTTTCGAGATTGAAGCATTCGACTATATTCTGAAGCCCTACAGTGAATCGCGGATGAAAGCCATGCTGAACAAGCTGGAAGCGGCATTCGCGGCGCGTAGCCGTCCCAGAGAAGAAGGGCATCTTGCGGTCAGCAACAAGGTCAATCTGTGGAAAAACGAGAAGATCATCGTTGTCGATGCCGACGAGATTTATTATGCTTCAGCGCAGGAGAAGACAACGAGCGTAATGACTAAGGGAGAGGAATACAGTATGGCTCTGAGCATCAGCGAGTTCCACAGCCGGCTGCCGCAGGACAGCTTCTTCCGCTGCCACCGGTCCTATCTTGTGAATCTGTCCAAGATCAAGGAAATTATCCCTTGGTTCAATAATACGTATCTGCTCCGGCTTCGTGATCTGGATTTTGAAGTGCCGGTAAGCCGCAGCAAGGTCAAGGAATTCAGGCAGATCATGCGCCTGTAG
- a CDS encoding L-lactate MFS transporter, with protein MTTAKSGSKRWMIVLGTVIMQMGLGTIYTWSLFNAQLVSKFGFELSAVSITFSITSFALAFATLFAGKLQDRFGLRKLTASAGIMLGLGLMLSSQANSLLMFYLLAGVVVGYADGTAYITSLSNLIKWFPKHKGLISGVSVGAYGTGSLIFKYINGSLIESAGVSNTFLYWGLAVMIMVVAGSLLVREAPVAAPALAQANSRGTDSSAATIPAAVKDYTVKEMLRTKEAYLLFVIFFTACMSGLYLIGIVKDIGVQLAGLDIATAANAVAMIAIFNTAGRLILGALSDRMSRLKLVSATLLVTALAMLTLSYATLSYGLFFACVATIAFCFGGNITVFPAIVSDFFGLKNHSKNYGIVYQGFGIGALSGSFIAASLGGFKPTFIVIGALCIVACLLAVSLKPPVQRQAREKGMSLKPSRHTA; from the coding sequence ATGACTACGGCTAAATCTGGCAGCAAGCGCTGGATGATCGTGCTGGGTACAGTGATTATGCAAATGGGACTGGGCACAATCTACACGTGGAGCCTGTTTAATGCGCAGCTTGTCAGCAAATTCGGCTTTGAGCTCAGCGCTGTTTCGATAACTTTTTCCATTACGAGCTTTGCCCTTGCCTTCGCAACCTTGTTTGCCGGGAAACTGCAGGACCGGTTTGGCCTCCGCAAGCTGACCGCTTCCGCTGGGATTATGCTGGGACTTGGTCTGATGCTTAGCTCGCAGGCCAACTCCCTCCTGATGTTCTACCTGCTGGCCGGCGTAGTCGTGGGTTATGCCGATGGTACGGCCTATATTACTTCGTTATCCAATCTGATTAAGTGGTTCCCTAAACATAAAGGCTTGATCTCCGGCGTATCGGTCGGCGCCTACGGAACCGGCAGTCTGATCTTCAAATATATCAACGGCAGCCTGATCGAGTCGGCAGGCGTATCGAATACCTTCCTGTATTGGGGCTTGGCCGTTATGATCATGGTTGTCGCGGGTTCGCTACTGGTCAGGGAAGCTCCTGTGGCTGCTCCGGCACTGGCACAAGCAAACAGCAGAGGGACGGATTCCTCTGCCGCAACAATTCCGGCTGCAGTGAAAGACTATACCGTCAAAGAAATGCTGCGCACCAAGGAAGCGTACCTGCTGTTCGTAATTTTCTTCACCGCCTGCATGAGCGGCCTCTACCTGATTGGCATTGTTAAGGATATCGGGGTGCAGCTGGCGGGTCTGGATATCGCTACAGCGGCCAATGCCGTTGCGATGATCGCGATCTTCAATACTGCAGGGCGCCTGATTCTTGGAGCGTTGTCCGACCGTATGAGCCGATTGAAGCTGGTCAGTGCCACACTTCTGGTCACAGCCCTAGCGATGCTAACCTTAAGCTATGCGACCTTGAGCTACGGCTTGTTCTTCGCTTGTGTGGCCACCATTGCTTTCTGCTTCGGGGGCAACATTACGGTGTTCCCGGCGATTGTCAGTGACTTCTTCGGCCTTAAGAACCATAGCAAGAACTATGGCATTGTCTATCAGGGCTTCGGAATCGGGGCGTTGTCCGGCTCGTTCATCGCCGCTTCTCTCGGCGGGTTCAAGCCTACCTTCATCGTCATCGGCGCACTTTGTATTGTAGCCTGTCTTCTGGCGGTTTCCTTAAAGCCTCCGGTGCAGAGACAGGCAAGAGAAAAGGGAATGAGCCTGAAGCCTTCACGGCATACGGCTTAA
- a CDS encoding RNA polymerase sigma factor has protein sequence MKQVEAVIEQVQKGDREQYACIVEIFQQPIYRYCCRLLGNRQDAEDAVQDILVKAYQSIRGYKPEVSFSAWLYRIAGNHCLNLLRRRRLQGHILRIFRPETVAASAEQQMEARLFSPALELALLQLSLEERNILVLRVFEELTFQEMGHILNSSPNALHKRMERIKRKVREFMQTEEGISWNEPESIMSTKI, from the coding sequence ATGAAACAGGTGGAGGCTGTAATCGAACAAGTTCAAAAGGGGGACCGGGAGCAATATGCCTGCATTGTCGAGATTTTTCAGCAGCCAATATACCGTTATTGCTGCCGTCTGCTCGGGAACAGGCAGGATGCGGAGGATGCTGTTCAGGACATTTTGGTAAAGGCCTATCAATCAATCAGAGGGTACAAGCCTGAAGTAAGCTTCTCCGCCTGGCTCTACCGGATTGCCGGCAATCATTGTCTTAATTTGCTGCGCCGACGCCGGCTGCAGGGGCATATTCTGCGGATCTTCCGGCCGGAGACGGTAGCTGCGAGCGCGGAGCAACAGATGGAAGCGCGGCTGTTTAGCCCTGCTCTGGAGTTAGCGCTGCTGCAGCTGTCACTGGAGGAGCGGAATATTCTTGTGCTGCGGGTGTTTGAGGAGCTGACTTTTCAGGAGATGGGCCACATTCTGAACAGCAGTCCTAATGCGCTGCATAAGCGGATGGAACGGATTAAACGGAAAGTCAGGGAATTTATGCAGACAGAGGAGGGGATCTCTTGGAACGAACCGGAATCCATAATGAGTACCAAGATATAA